A portion of the Acidimicrobiales bacterium genome contains these proteins:
- a CDS encoding C4-type zinc ribbon domain-containing protein: protein MSELERLLALQHLDTAIDQLVHRRATLPARAEIAGVDTQLAALDVREEPVLVSRHSLERDQKRLEDEVRSVEDRRDLENARLYGGSVTAVKELQALQEELAGLGRRQEHLEDQIIELMESDEPLRAEQEAIDAERGKLAAQRDDFRAALGAAEAEIDSEMADLNDRRAAAAAEVSAELVERYEKLRSQLGGIAVARLVGTSCDGCHLTLPAVEVDKLRHSDPDEVALCFECGRILVH from the coding sequence ATGAGCGAACTCGAACGCCTTCTGGCACTTCAGCATCTGGACACGGCAATCGATCAGCTCGTGCATCGCCGGGCGACACTACCGGCGAGGGCCGAGATCGCCGGAGTCGACACGCAACTCGCTGCGCTCGACGTTCGGGAGGAGCCGGTACTCGTGTCCCGCCATTCCCTCGAGCGTGACCAGAAGCGCCTGGAGGACGAGGTCCGTTCCGTCGAGGACCGCCGTGATCTCGAGAACGCCCGGCTCTACGGCGGCTCGGTGACCGCCGTCAAGGAGCTGCAGGCACTCCAGGAGGAGCTGGCAGGTCTCGGTCGACGCCAGGAACACCTCGAGGATCAGATCATCGAGTTGATGGAATCCGACGAGCCGCTACGCGCCGAGCAGGAGGCGATCGACGCCGAACGCGGCAAACTCGCCGCACAGCGTGACGACTTCCGGGCAGCATTGGGTGCGGCCGAGGCCGAGATCGACTCGGAGATGGCGGATCTGAACGACCGTCGCGCCGCCGCCGCCGCCGAGGTGTCGGCCGAGCTCGTGGAGCGGTACGAGAAGCTGCGGTCTCAGCTGGGAGGGATCGCGGTGGCCCGCCTGGTGGGTACGAGCTGCGACGGCTGCCACCTCACTCTGCCCGCCGTCGAGGTC